Proteins found in one Larimichthys crocea isolate SSNF chromosome I, L_crocea_2.0, whole genome shotgun sequence genomic segment:
- the tlx2 gene encoding T-cell leukemia homeobox protein 2 isoform X1: protein MEHTGIEEVNQTHQQQHEPISFGIDQILNSSDQSSGCMLPNRTGDPDYALASNVYSNGYNSVYNPACSMAAAAAGLAGSYNVNMNMNVSMNMNVNVNSGGAGGVIRVPAHRPMPPPPAAAAPHPPPSTHPPGIGPSIPSVPGMGMGNAANFTFPWMESSRRFAKDRLTGEQAEESRVGEATGVPGPAESLCPLPKGDIGRVPVWSTVETLAKCYYPELAHLRDGNGLLADYPFPKGACPAALSPFSVTRRIGHPYQNRTPPKRKKPRTSFSRVQICELEKRFHRQKYLASAERATLAKALKMTDAQVKTWFQNRRTKWRRQTAEEREAERQQANRLMLQLQQEAFQKTLSQPLQPDPLCLHNSSLYALQNLQPWAEDNKVTSVTSVASVV from the exons atggAGCACACCGGGATCGAGGAGGTGAACCAGactcaccagcagcagcatgaaccCATCAGCTTCGGGATCGATCAGATCCTCAACAGCTCGGACCAGTCCAGCGGCTGCATGCTGCCCAACCGGACCGGCGACCCGGATTACGCGCTGGCCTCCAACGTCTACAGCAACGGGTACAACAGCGTCTATAACCCGGCCTGCTCcatggcggcggcggcggcgggtCTAGCCGGCTCCTACAACgtcaacatgaacatgaacgtCAGTATGAACATGAACGTTAACGTGAACTCGGGCGGCGCTGGTGGGGTCATCCGGGTGCCAGCGCACAGACCCATGCCACCTCCGCCCGCCGCTGCCGCGCCACATCCGCCCCCTTCGACGCATCCGCCGGGCATCGGACCCAGCATCCCCTCGGTGCCCGGTATGGGGATGGGGAATGCGGCAAATTTCACCTTCCCGTGGATGGAAAGCAGCAGGAGGTTTGCCAAGGACAGATTAACAG GGGAGCAGGCAGAGGAGAGCCGAGTCGGAGAGGCCACAGGGGTGCCGGGGCCTGCCGagtccctctgtcctctccccAAGGGAGACATCGGCAGGGTCCCCGTCTGGAGCACTGTGGAGACATTAGCTAAATGCTATTACCCCGAGCTCGCTCACCTGCGAGACGGCAATGGCCTTCTAGCAGACTATCCTTTCCCAAAGGGGGCTTGCCCAG CTGCCCTCTCACCCTTCTCCGTGACCCGTCGTATCGGCCACCCATACCAGAACCGGACGCCTCCCAAGAGGAAAAAGCCTCGCACGTCCTTCAGCCGGGTGCAGATCTGTGAGCTGGAGAAACGTTTTCATCGGCAGAAGTACTTGGCATCGGCCGAACGGGCCACGTTGGCCAAGGCTCTGAAGATGACAGACGCACAAGTCAAAACTTGGTTTCAGAACCGACGGACAAAATGGCG GAGACAGAccgcagaggagagagaggccgaGAGGCAGCAGGCCAACCGGctgatgctgcagcttcagcaggaAGCTTTCCAGAAGACGTTGAGCCAGCCTCTGCAGCCGGACCCGCTCTGCCTGCACAACTCCTCCCTCTACGCCCTGCAGAACCTGCAGCCCTGGGCAGAAGACAATAAGGTGACCTCCGTCACCTCCGTGGCATCTGTAGTGTGA
- the tlx2 gene encoding T-cell leukemia homeobox protein 2 isoform X3: MEHTGIEEVNQTHQQQHEPISFGIDQILNSSDQSSGCMLPNRTGDPDYALASNVYSNGYNSVYNPACSMAAAAAGLAGSYNVNMNMNVSMNMNVNVNSGGAGGVIRVPAHRPMPPPPAAAAPHPPPSTHPPGIGPSIPSVPGMGMGNAANFTFPWMESSRRFAKDRLTAALSPFSVTRRIGHPYQNRTPPKRKKPRTSFSRVQICELEKRFHRQKYLASAERATLAKALKMTDAQVKTWFQNRRTKWRRQTAEEREAERQQANRLMLQLQQEAFQKTLSQPLQPDPLCLHNSSLYALQNLQPWAEDNKVTSVTSVASVV, translated from the exons atggAGCACACCGGGATCGAGGAGGTGAACCAGactcaccagcagcagcatgaaccCATCAGCTTCGGGATCGATCAGATCCTCAACAGCTCGGACCAGTCCAGCGGCTGCATGCTGCCCAACCGGACCGGCGACCCGGATTACGCGCTGGCCTCCAACGTCTACAGCAACGGGTACAACAGCGTCTATAACCCGGCCTGCTCcatggcggcggcggcggcgggtCTAGCCGGCTCCTACAACgtcaacatgaacatgaacgtCAGTATGAACATGAACGTTAACGTGAACTCGGGCGGCGCTGGTGGGGTCATCCGGGTGCCAGCGCACAGACCCATGCCACCTCCGCCCGCCGCTGCCGCGCCACATCCGCCCCCTTCGACGCATCCGCCGGGCATCGGACCCAGCATCCCCTCGGTGCCCGGTATGGGGATGGGGAATGCGGCAAATTTCACCTTCCCGTGGATGGAAAGCAGCAGGAGGTTTGCCAAGGACAGATTAACAG CTGCCCTCTCACCCTTCTCCGTGACCCGTCGTATCGGCCACCCATACCAGAACCGGACGCCTCCCAAGAGGAAAAAGCCTCGCACGTCCTTCAGCCGGGTGCAGATCTGTGAGCTGGAGAAACGTTTTCATCGGCAGAAGTACTTGGCATCGGCCGAACGGGCCACGTTGGCCAAGGCTCTGAAGATGACAGACGCACAAGTCAAAACTTGGTTTCAGAACCGACGGACAAAATGGCG GAGACAGAccgcagaggagagagaggccgaGAGGCAGCAGGCCAACCGGctgatgctgcagcttcagcaggaAGCTTTCCAGAAGACGTTGAGCCAGCCTCTGCAGCCGGACCCGCTCTGCCTGCACAACTCCTCCCTCTACGCCCTGCAGAACCTGCAGCCCTGGGCAGAAGACAATAAGGTGACCTCCGTCACCTCCGTGGCATCTGTAGTGTGA
- the tlx2 gene encoding T-cell leukemia homeobox protein 2 isoform X2: MEHTGIEEVNQTHQQQHEPISFGIDQILNSSDQSSGCMLPNRTGDPDYALASNVYSNGYNSVYNPACSMAAAAAGLAGSYNVNMNMNVSMNMNVNVNSGGAGGVIRVPAHRPMPPPPAAAAPHPPPSTHPPGIGPSIPSVPGMGMGNAANFTFPWMESSRRFAKDRLTGEQAEESRVGEATGVPGPAESLCPLPKGDIGRVPVWSTVETLAKCYYPELAHLRDGNGLLADYPFPKGACPAALSPFSVTRRIGHPYQNRTPPKRKKPRTSFSRVQICELEKRFHRQKYLASAERATLAKALKMTDAQVKTWFQNRRTKWRRQTAEEREAERQQANRLMLQLQQEAFQKTLSQPLQPDPLCLHNSSLYALQNLQPWAEDNKLTV, translated from the exons atggAGCACACCGGGATCGAGGAGGTGAACCAGactcaccagcagcagcatgaaccCATCAGCTTCGGGATCGATCAGATCCTCAACAGCTCGGACCAGTCCAGCGGCTGCATGCTGCCCAACCGGACCGGCGACCCGGATTACGCGCTGGCCTCCAACGTCTACAGCAACGGGTACAACAGCGTCTATAACCCGGCCTGCTCcatggcggcggcggcggcgggtCTAGCCGGCTCCTACAACgtcaacatgaacatgaacgtCAGTATGAACATGAACGTTAACGTGAACTCGGGCGGCGCTGGTGGGGTCATCCGGGTGCCAGCGCACAGACCCATGCCACCTCCGCCCGCCGCTGCCGCGCCACATCCGCCCCCTTCGACGCATCCGCCGGGCATCGGACCCAGCATCCCCTCGGTGCCCGGTATGGGGATGGGGAATGCGGCAAATTTCACCTTCCCGTGGATGGAAAGCAGCAGGAGGTTTGCCAAGGACAGATTAACAG GGGAGCAGGCAGAGGAGAGCCGAGTCGGAGAGGCCACAGGGGTGCCGGGGCCTGCCGagtccctctgtcctctccccAAGGGAGACATCGGCAGGGTCCCCGTCTGGAGCACTGTGGAGACATTAGCTAAATGCTATTACCCCGAGCTCGCTCACCTGCGAGACGGCAATGGCCTTCTAGCAGACTATCCTTTCCCAAAGGGGGCTTGCCCAG CTGCCCTCTCACCCTTCTCCGTGACCCGTCGTATCGGCCACCCATACCAGAACCGGACGCCTCCCAAGAGGAAAAAGCCTCGCACGTCCTTCAGCCGGGTGCAGATCTGTGAGCTGGAGAAACGTTTTCATCGGCAGAAGTACTTGGCATCGGCCGAACGGGCCACGTTGGCCAAGGCTCTGAAGATGACAGACGCACAAGTCAAAACTTGGTTTCAGAACCGACGGACAAAATGGCG GAGACAGAccgcagaggagagagaggccgaGAGGCAGCAGGCCAACCGGctgatgctgcagcttcagcaggaAGCTTTCCAGAAGACGTTGAGCCAGCCTCTGCAGCCGGACCCGCTCTGCCTGCACAACTCCTCCCTCTACGCCCTGCAGAACCTGCAGCCCTGGGCAGAAGACAATAAG CTGACGGTCTAA